Genomic DNA from Flavobacterium sp. N502540:
TGTCGATGGGAGTACTAGAATCGTCACCTCCGTGAATTGATTTTTGCTCTTTTTTTGAAAGTGTATTGCTTTTGAAATTTTCGAAGTTTAATTTTTTATTTTTCATGATTTTATTTTTTTTATTACTGATTAATTAATTAGATCCTTTTCCGTTTCCTCTGATTGGGTCGCCTGGAATATTATTTTCGTCACCACCCTGAACAGTTTTTTGCTCTTTTTTTGACAGTTTTTCAGATTGAAAATCTTCGAATTTTTGTGCTCGATTTGCCATGTTTGTTTGTATTAGGATTATTGATATATCAAAACTATACAAAAAGGAAAACGCTTAATCGAGAATAGGGTTTTTTGGGGTTTTGATAAATTATTTTTAAGCTAATTTATTGGTAATCAATTAATTGAATTAAATATTCGGACTGATATAATTTATAAATTGTATGTAGTATAATTAATAAAATGTGTACTACTAGCGTTTTTTTCTCAATAAAAACAACAATATTTGCAGTGTAATTGTGATTCTAAAGACTCGAAAAGATGTTAAAACTTGTCCAAAAATTTCTACAAATAAACAAGTACTCGGAGATTAAAAATGAGTTTAAAGATTTGTTTCTTTCTCATCCAAATTATCCTAGTTTGTTTGCGATAACAGATTCTCTGGATTTACTGTCTGTAGAGAATGCTGCGATAAGAGTTCCGAAAGAGCAAATAGTAGATTTGCCTTCAAATTTTTTGGCTTATTTCAAAGAAGAGTTAATATTAGTGGAAAAGGCAAAGAATTTTGTTCGAATCAATACGATGAAAAAAGGAAGTCAGAAAATGGCTTATGAAAAGTTTTTGTTAGACTGGAATGGGGTTATAGTTGCAATTGAACCTAACAATGTAATTGCAAGAGAGAATTTAAAAGTTGAATTCAGCTGGTTGAAATATGGTTTGCCACTTTTATTGGTAGTTGGATTATCTTTTTTTTATAATACGTACAGTTTATTCAGTTTCGTTTTTTTAACGACATCAATTTTAGGATTCATTGTGAGTGTTTTTATTGTTCAGGAAAAAATGGGATTTAAGAATAGTATTGTTTCAAAACTTTGCAATCTTAGTTCAAACTCTTCCTGTAGTTCTGTAATCAATAACAAAGAGGGTAATGAGAGTAAGTGGATTAGCTTTCCTGACTTGCCATTAATGTTTTTTGGAGCCAGTTTGATTGCAATTTTGGTAAAACCACTGGAGTCTTCAATTTTCATAGGTTTTTTAAGCTTATTGGCGATACCGGTTATTGTGTCTTCAATTTGGATCCAAAAATTTGAAATTCAAAGATGGTGTGTAATGTGTTTGGTGGTGTCTTCTTTGATTTTTGCACAGAGTGCTATATGGTTTGCATCCGATTTGTTTACATTGAGTTTCAATTTTTCCGAAATTTTTCCATTCTTGTTCTCACTGGCACTCCTTGTTCCTATTTGGGCAGTTTTGAAAACAATTATAAAAAACATCTTAGGTACCGAAAATTCGCTTAAAGAGATGAAAAAGTTTAAAAGAAATTATTCTTTATTAAACTTCCTATCGAAAAAAGTACCTCATATAAATGGACTTGATGATTTAAGAGGATTGAATTTCGGGAATAGAAATGCAGCTGTAAAGTTATCAGTAATCATCAGCCCTAGCTGTGGACATTGTCATAAAACATTTCAGGAAGCATTTGATTTAGTTTTAAGGTTCCCGGATAGAGTACATTTAAATGTATTATTCAACGTAAATCCTGAGAATGTGGAAAATCCATATAAAGCAGTAGTTGAGAGACTTTTGACCATAAACAGATCCGCACCAGGAAAAACGGTTGAGGCTATTTCAGACTGGCACATTAAAAGTATGAGCCTTAAAAAATGGTTGAAAAAATGGCCTGTTGATTCTGTAAATATGATGGTAACTCAGGAAATAAATAAACAATATGAATGGTGTTCTAAAAATGATTTTAATTATACACCGGTTAAAATTGTAAATGATAAAGTTTTTCCGGCTGAGTATGAATTAGGAGAACTAAAATACTTTTTAAACGATTATATCGAGGAGAAAGAAGAAGTTGTTTTGGAAAAAACAGCATAATAGCTAAAAATAGTTTCAGCAGACAGAAGCTTCAGCTGTCTTAAAATGATTGAAGTATGAATTCAAAAAACAAAAACCTTTAGTTATGTTAAAAATCATTTTAAACTTAGAAGGTGCTCAGGAGCTAAGTGCATTCGAGCAAAAAAGCATGATAGGAGGGCAACCGATTAATCCGCCAAAAAGATGTTGTGTTTGTCCGGGTAAAGGTTCGTCTACTCTTGTAGCTTGTGATTCGATTTGTTCGAATGGTACAATACCGGCAATGCTTGAGGATTGTTTGTAACCTTACTGCGTTGGAAAGCATTTAATAAGTAGGAAGCTAAGCACTTCATATTTATATAATGTTTCAGAATTGAAGTGTAAGACAGGTAAAATGACTTTAGTCGTTTTTGATATTAATTTTTTAGCGTTTTAATAGAAGTACAAAATAGCCTTTTTTAGAATTTAGTCATGTTTTTTTTAATTTGTAGGCGCTCGATCGTGGAACATTGAGCAAATTTCCCCACATTGATGATTGGTGTAGGGATTCTTAGGAAATTGGTCACTGAGTTGATTTTAATTGGTTAGGGTTAACCAGTGCCATGTCCTAAAGAAGTTGTATTTCTAATAGATATGTTTCTAAATACTCTAACAGAGAAGATTTGTGTCTTCTCTGTTTTTTTTTGGATTAATCCATCGTTTCGTGATAAAGTTAAAGAACCGTATAAATTGTGCTAGATAGTATTAGCTAAAGAAAACAGGAATAAGAGGCTTTAAATGGGGTATTATGGGCATTAATAGTCTTAAGTTCGGTATATGAGATTCCTGTAAAATCCTTTTTTTAAGATGATTGTCGTTTTTTAACTATAAATCAGAAGGAAAAACAATTAATTGCGATTTTTTGGCGGATAAATATTATATTTTTGTAAGGCAGATAAAGATATAGCTGTTCACGCATAAATGATAACTTTAAATTAAATTGAAAAAATTCACCAATTATAAACAGGCCGATTATAAAGATTGTGGGCCGACGTGTTTAAAAATAATAGCAAAACATTACGGTAAAACAATCAACATTCAGGAGTTGAGAGACATCAGTGAAACAACTCGTGAAGGTAGTAATTTGCTTTTTTTGAGTGATGCGGCCGAGAAAATCGGTTTTAGAACTTTAGGTGTAAAATTAAATCTGGAAAGACTAGAAGAGGCTCCGCTTCCGTGCATCTTGCACTGGAACAAAAATCATTATGTAGTACTTTACAAAATTAAAAAACACACCTACTATATTTCGGATCCTGCCTTTGGTTTGATTGAATACAACAAAGCGGATTTTATTAAATTCTGGATCGGAAACAATGCAGACGAATCTACTCAGGAAGGAATAGCATTATTGATTGAAGCGACTCCTAAATTCTTTCAATCTGATTTTGATAAAGAAGACAATCGCGGACTCGGATTTGGGTTGTTGGCACAATACGTGCTTCGGTACAGGTCGTTTCTATTGCAGTTAAGTATAGGGTTACTGGCCAGTAGTTTATTGCAACTTATTTTTCCGTTTTTAACCCAAAGTATCGTAGATGTCGGGATTCAAAATCAGAACATTCATTTTATTTATCTGATTCTTTTTGCTCAATTGTTTCTTTTTGCCGGAAGGACAGGTCTGGAACTTATCAGAAGCTGGATTTTATTACATCTTTCTACCCGAATAAACATTTCTCTTATTTCGGATTTCTTTATTAAACTAATGAATCTGCCCATTTCGTTTTTCGATGTGCGAATGACTGGTGACATCATGCAGCGTATTAATGACCATCGCAGAATTGAGCGAATTTTGACAACATCATCTTTGAATGTCTTATTTTCTGTGATCAATATGTTTGTGATGGGAGGTGTTCTGGCTTATTTTAATCTGAAGATCTTTCTGGTGTTTTTTGCAGGCAGCCTGCTTTATTTTGGATGGATTACTTTATTTTTAAAAAGAAGAGAAGTACTGGATTACAAACGTTTTGCAGAGGTTTCCAGTGAGCAAAACAAAGTGATGGAGCTGATCAACGGAATGCAGGAAATAAAGCTGCACAACGCCGAAAAACAAAAGCGCTGGGGATGGGAATATATACAGGCCAGACTTTTTAGAGTTTCAATAAAAGGGCTTGTTTTAGAGCAGACACAAACTATAGGTTCTTCTGTAATCAATGAATTAAAAAATATCTTTATTATATTCCTATCGGCAAAACTGGTAATCGACGGTTCCATTACACTTGGGATGATGCTGGCAATTAGCTCGATAGTAGGAAGTTTAAATGGACCAATTACGCAGCTTATAGAATTCGTCAGGGAGCTTCAGGATGCCAAAATATCATTGGCCAGATTGTCTGAAATTCATGAGAAAGAAGACGAAACACAGCAAGAAGCCTATCAGACGAGTGATGTCCCTTTTGATTCGGATATTGATATTAATAACCTTTCCTATCGATATTTGGGTTCTGATATTCCCGTTCTGGAGGATTTAACGCTGAAAATTCCCGCTAACAAAGTAACGGCAATAGTAGGAGTCAGCGGAAGTGGAAAAACAACTTTAATGAAGCTCTTGTTGAAATTCTATGAGCCTGAAAAAGGGGAGATAAACATTGGAAATGCGCAATTGAAAAATATTTCGCAAAAAGCATGGAGATCCAATATCGGCGCTGTTATGCAGGAAGGGTTTATTTTTAGTGATACCATTGCTAACAATATCGCAATCGGAGTTGATAAAGTGGATAAAGAACGTTTGGTCTATGCTGCTGACGTAGCCAATATAAAAGAATACATTTCAGGTTTACCGTTAGGATACAATACCAAAATTGGTGCTGAAGGACTTGGGATGAGTACCGGACAAAAACAGCGTTTGTTAATTGCAAGGGCGGTGTATAAAAACCCGGAAGTTTTGTTTTTTGACGAAGCGACATCGGCATTGGACGCGAATAATGAAAAAGAAATCATGCAAAAACTGGATGTTTTCTTTAAAGATAAAACAGTTGTGGTGATCGCCCATCGTTTAAGTACTGTGATGAATGCAGATCAAATTGTGGTTTTAGACAAAGGAAAAATCATCGAAATTGGCAGTCATTCTGTATTGGTAGAGCAAAAAGGGAATTATTTTGAACTGGTTAAGAATCAATTACAATTAGGAAATTAAAACATGGCAGAAGATACTACATTTGAACTAAGAAGTGAAGAAGTTCAGGATATTCTAACCAAAGTACCACATTGGATGATTCGTTGGGGAACCGTTTTGATATTTGTCATTATTGTGATGCTTTTTTTCGTGTCCTGGTTTATCAAATATCCAGACGTTGTTACTACTCAAATTGTAATTACAACCAATATCCCTCCGGAGAAGATCGTTTCGAAATCATCGGGTCGTATTGAGGCAATTTTAGTAAAAGACAAATCGATCGTTTCCAAAAACAGCACACTTGCTGTTATTGAAAATACCGCTAATTACAAAGATGTTTTTTTGTTGAAAAAAATCGTTGACGAATACAATATCAATGATCCCCGGAGAGCCTTTCCTTTCGAACGGTTGAAAAATACTCAGTTAGGAGAGATTGAAAGTGCTTTTGCTGTTTTTCAGAAAGACTACCAGGCAGAACAGCTAAATAAAAATTTACAGCCTTTTGAAGTAGAAAATCGGGCACAGGTTTCCGAAAAAGTTCAGATCAAAGACAGATTGGAGATTTTGCAGCAGCAAAAAGTGATTAATGAAAGTGAATTGCAGCTTCAGAAAAATGAAATGGCGAGATTTGAAACCTTATTCAATAAAGGAATCATCTCTGCTCAGGAAATGGAAGCTAAAAAACTGGGATATCTCCAGGCGCAAAAAAATTATAGAACCCTTTTGTCTTCCATTTCTCAGTTAAAGTCGGCTTTAATTACCAATACTAAATTGAGTCAAAACTCACAAATCAGCGGTACTAAAGAAGAAGTTACTTTAGGAAGAAATATGGCGCAGTCTTTTTATCAGCTTAAAAAAGTAATAAAAGACTGGGAGCTGGCGTATGCTTTAAAATCATCGGTGAGTGGGGTGGTTACTTTTTTGCAGGTTTGGACAGAGAATCAAACTATTAATATTGGGGATAACGTCTTCTCGATTATTCCGGATACCAAAAATGGTTTTGTAGGTAAGGTAAAGGCACCGGCATTGAATTCAGGGAAAATAAAAGTTGGTCAGATGGTGAACATCAGATTAGCGAATTTTCCCGACAGAGAATTTGGAGTGTTAAAAGGAAGAATTCGAAATATTTCTCTGGTTCCGGATAAAGATGGAAATTTGCTATTGGATGTAGCACTTCCAAACGGATTGGAAACGTCCTATAAAAAGCAAATTGTTTTTCAGCAGGAAATGAAAGGAAGCGCCGAGATTGTGACCGAAGATTTACGTTTAATCGAGAGAATTCTATATCAGTTTAAGAGTCTTTTTGAGCAGGTTTAAAATTTTAAATAAAAATCTTTAGTAAGCTCGATATACTCAGGAGTATAAACGTGTCGGTCAATTTCTATTGTTAATTCATCAACTTCAGGTTGTGGAGTTTCGTTACGGCTAAAAGCCAAAAGACTACGCTTTACAACAGCTGTAGGAGTGCCTTTTACCCGTGTAATTTTGACAGGGTATAATTCGGATTCTTTGGCTAAGGCAATAAATTTTTCTTCTTCTTTAAAAGGAAGAATTATGGCAAGTATTCCATTTTCAGATAAAAGTAAATCCGCTGCTTCAACTAATTCTTCAAAAGGCATTGCGTCCTGAAAGCGCGCTAAATCACGTTGTTCGTTTTCGCTTTTATAATCTTCAGCATAAAAGGGTGGATTCGAAACAATCAGATCATATTCGTCTTCCGGTTCTTCTATAAATTCATCTAAACCTGCATGAAAACAAAATAGACGGTCTCCCCAGGGCGAGTTTTCAAAATTTTCTACGGCTTGTTCATAAGCATCCTCGTCAATTTCAAGCGCGTCAATTTGTTCTGCATTTGTTCTTTGTGCCAGCATTAAAGCAATAATGCCGGTTCCGGCGCCAATGTCTAAAACACTAAATGGATTATGATTTATAGGTGCCCAAGCGCCCAGTAAAACACCATCAGTGCCAACTTTCATAGCGGTTTTGTCTTGTAGAACTGAAAATTGTTTGAATTGAAACATCTTGATTTGTGAGTGAAGATTAACGATTTTTAATTTCAGATTGAATAGGTGATAATGATGACAAGATTTTTAATTGTAAGAATAATAAAATCAGTCTAAATCTAAGTTAGTCTAACGATCTAATTAAAGGTACATCTCTACCAAACCTTCGGGAAGATTCATGATAACCTTTTTATTTTCACGGTCTATTTTTACAAGGAATTGGTCGATCATTGGAATTAACATTTCGACTTCACCATTTAAAACTTCAAAAAGAGGTTGTGCTGTTGTATCGTTTACAGCAGCTATTTTTCCAAAAACACCTAAACGCTGGTCTTCGATTTCAAAACCGATTACTTCGTGGAAATAAAATTTGTTGCCGGAAAGTTTTGGCAACATCGTTAAAGGAAGATAAATGGCATTGCCAATAAGGGCATCAGCATCTTCTTCTGTGTTTACATCTTCAAAACGAATTCTAAGAAAATCGTTTTTGTGTAAAGAACTTGTTTCAATAAAAAAAGGAACCAAGTGTTTGTTGCATTCAACAAACACTGATTCCAGATTTTCGTATAACTCAGGTTCGTCCGTGTCTAAATAAGCCAGAACTTCACCTTTGAAACTAAATTTTTTAGCGATTTTACCTAAATAAAAACATTCTTCTTTACGCATTCTCGCCAGCTAAAATTATGCTTCAGTTGTTTCGTTATTCTCTTCAGTAGCAGTTTCTTCAGTTGAAGCTTCAACTTCAGCAACTTCTTCTGTAGCCTCAGCAGCAGTAGCAGCAGCAATTGCGTCAGCTTCAGCTTGAGCAGCAGCAGCTAAACGTTTAGCATTAACTTCTTGTTCTGCTTTTAAAGCTTTAGCTTTAACATCAGCTTGCGCTTTTGATAAACCATCTTTTTTAGCATCAACTTTTCCAGCTTTAGCTTCTAACCATGCAGCTAATTTAGCATCAGCTTGCTCTTGAGTTAAAGCTCCTTTACGGATACCTCCATCAAGGTGGTGTTTCAATAAAGCTCCTTTGTAAGAAAGAATTGCTCTAGCAGTATCAGTTGGTTGTGCACCATTGTGTAACCATTTAACTGCACTATCAAGGTTTAAGTCGATAGTTGCCGGGTTTGTGTTTGGATTGTAAGTACCGATTTTCTCTAAGTATTTACCATCTCTTTTTGAGCGTGCATCTGCAGCTACAACCCAGTAAAAAGGTTTTCCTTTTTTACCGTGTCTTTGTAATCTAATTTTTACTGACATAATCGTATGATTAAATTTTGAGGTACTCGACCCCTGTTAATTAAGGGCGCAAAGATATAATTTTTTTATGAATTATACGTTCAAAATCATATTAAATGCGTTTAAGGTGTATTTCTGTAGCATTTATATCCTTTTTAACTTCATTTTTTAAATAATTATCTTAATTGAGGTTATTTTTGCCTCAAATTTACTGTGATATGAAAAAAATAATTTCTTTAGTATTACTGCTTTTTATTGTTTCTGCCTGTTCTGAAGATATAAAATTTAATAATCCGGCCTTCCAAAGTTTAAAAGAAAACGTGTTTTGGCGCGCTACAACCTATAAGGCTTATAGCTCTGTGAGCGGCGGTATTGTTATTGAAGGTGATTTGGGATTTGAGAAAGTAGTTTTAAAAGTTCCGAATACGGGAGTGCAGACTTATGCTCTTGGTCGTGATAATATCACGACAGCAAATTACACTAATACACAGTCGTCGCAATCCTACCGTTTTTCTACCGGTACAGATAGAGGGGATGGGCAAATCGTGATTACTGAGTTTAATGCAGAGAATAAAACAATTTCAGGAACCTTTAAGTTTAACGCTCTGAACGAGGATCAAAAGGATACTGAAAAGCCAAAAATTAGTTTTACCGAGGGTGTTTTTTACAAAATTCCAATTTCGGCAACATTTGAGAATTAGAAATTTAATTTGCCATAGTTTGGTTTTATTGGTATCTATTTTTTTAAATCAAAATAAAAACATAAATAAACTAATATATAGTAGATTACAGAAAAATAAAGTTACATTTGCTACATTATTATAAATAAGTACATATGAACATTTTTGTTGGAAGCCTTCCATTCAGTATTGAGGAAGCAGATTTAAGAGAGTCTTTCGAGGCTTACGGAGCAGTAGATTCAGTTAAAATTATTACTGATAAATTTACTGGAAGAAGCAAAGGATTTGGTTTCGTTGAGATGCCAAATGACAGCGAGGCTCAAAAAGCAATTGATGAATTGAACGGAGCTACTGTTCAAGGTCGTACAATTGTGGTTAATAAATCTGAACCAAAACCTGAAGGTGAAAGAAGAAGCTTCAATAACAACCGTGGAGGTGATTCTCGCGGAGGTTACGGAAACAACCGTGGTGGAAATGACCGTGGTGGTAACAGAGGAGGATATTAATATTTTTTTCTAAATATATAAAAGGGATCAACTTGCGTTGATCCCTTTTTTTTTGTTTCAGGTTTCAAGTTTCATGTTCCAAAAGCCTGAAACCTGAAACTAAAATAAACTATAAGTTAGCGACAAGCCAGTCTCCAACTTCACTGGTTTTATAAGCTTTAGTGCCTTTTGGAGCCAGATCCTCGGTAACAATTCCCTGTTCTAAGGATTGGTTTACCACTGCTCTAATTGCTTCGGCTTCGCCTTTTAATCCAAAAGCATCTTCAAACATCATGGCAGCTGATAAAATAGTAGCCAGCGGATTTGCGATATTCAATCCTGTAGCCTGTGGGTAAGATCCATGAATTGGTTCGTAAAGAGAAGTGTGTTCTCCAACAGAAGCAGATGGCATTAATCCCATCGAGCCTGAGATTACAGAAGCTTCATCAGTTAAAATATCTCCAAATAAATTCTCGGTAATCAGAACGTCGTAAGAATTAGGCCATTGAACCAATCTCATGGCAACGGCATCCACAAACTCGTAAGATACAGTAACTTCCGGATAGTCTTTTTCCATAGCTTGTACCGTTTCTCTCCATAAACGCGAAGTCTCCAGAACGTTCGCCTTGTCAACACAGCATAATTTTTTGCTGCGGGTCATTGCCAATTCAAAGCCTTTTTTTGCCAGTCGCTGTACTTCAGCTCTGGTGTAAACACAATTGTCGAATGCTGTGTCGCCATTATCTTTTCTTCCTTTTTCCCCAAAGTAAATCCCTCCTGTCAATTCTCTTAAAAAAACCAGATCAGTACCTTCAATTCTTTCTCTTTTTAAAGGAGAGTTGTCAATTAAGGATGGAAAAGTGAAGGTCGGACGTACATTCGCAAACAATCCTAATTTTTTACGCATGAGTAATAAACCCTGTTCCGGACGTACCGGTGCACTTGGATCATTATCATATTTTGGATGACCGATTGCTCCAAATAAAACAGCATCGGCTTTCATGCATATTTCGTGAGTTTCATCAGGATAAGGAACTCCAACAGCGTCAATTGCGCATGCTCCGGTTAAAGCTGGTGTCCATGTTATTTCGTGATTGAATTTTTTTGCAATAGCATCAGATACTTTTACCGCTTCGTTTATTACCTCAGGGCCAATTCCGTCTCCTGCTAAAAGGGCTATGTTTAATTTCATTCTATGTGTGTTATTTAAGGTTCAGAGGCTCAGAGAGGCAAAGGTTCAGAGGTATTGGGGTGGAAACTCTATTTTTTAGTCTTTGTACCTTTGCCTCTCTGAACCTTTGTCTTTTATGTTAAGTAACTATATTAAGCATTTTTTGAGTTGCAATAATCGCAGCAACAGTTTGGTCAGAATCTAATCCTCTTGTTTTAAATTCTTTTCCGTTGTTGACCCAGGTGATGATGGTTTCGCACAAGGCATCAGAGCTGCTTCCGGGAGGGATTCTTACGGCATAGTCAATTAATTTGGGAAGTGTTAGTTTTTTGCTTTTATAAATTTTGGATAAAGCATTCATAAAAGCATCAAACTGACCGTCACCCTGCGCATTTTCTTCGATAACTTCATCGCCGAATTTTAGGCATAAAGTCGTTGACGGGCGCATTCCTTTTGAGTGAACTAATATATAGGATTCAATTTTTATTCTTTCTTCGTAAGTATGGCTGTCCAGAACATCAGAAATGATGTACGGGAGATCTTCCTTGGTTACCGTCTCTTTTTTGTCTCCCAATTCGATGATTCTTTGTGTGACCAATTTCAAATCTTCCGGATTCAATTTTAAACCTAATTCCTGAAGATTCTTTTCAATATTGGCTTTTCCTGAAGTTTTCCCCAAAGCATATTTTCGTTTTCTTCCAAAGCGTTCCGGAAGCAAATCATTAAAATACAGATTGTTTTTATTGTCCCCGTCGGCATGAATTCCGGCAGTTTGTGTAAAAACATTGTCTCCAACAATTGGTTTGTTGGCAGGAATTCTGTAACCGGTAAAAGTTTCTACCAGTTTACTCACGGTGTACAAAGAAGTTTCCTTAATGTTGATGCTCACTTCAGGCAGGTAATCGTTTATTACGGCTACGGTACTTTCGAGTGGTGCATTTCCGGCACGTTCTCCCATTCCGTTTACGGTCACATGAAGTCCATTGATACCGGCTTTTATAGCTTCCATAACATTGGCAACGCTTAAGTCGTAGTCGTTATGAGCGTGGAAATCGAAATGAATTTTAGGATATCGGGCTCTGATTTTCGAGATAAACTCAAAAGTCAGCGACGGAATTAACACGCCTAAAGT
This window encodes:
- a CDS encoding alpha-isopropylmalate synthase regulatory domain-containing protein, which codes for MKKRKIEIMDTTLRDGEQTSGVSFSAAEKLTIAQLLLEELNIDRIEIASARVSEGEFQAVKGITTWATEKEYINRIEVLAFVDGGVSIEWMKKAGARVQNLLTKGSLNHLTHQLKKTPEQHFSEIAHIISLAQENDIETNVYLEDWSNGMRNSPDYVFQFLDFLSTQPVKRILLPDTLGVLIPSLTFEFISKIRARYPKIHFDFHAHNDYDLSVANVMEAIKAGINGLHVTVNGMGERAGNAPLESTVAVINDYLPEVSINIKETSLYTVSKLVETFTGYRIPANKPIVGDNVFTQTAGIHADGDNKNNLYFNDLLPERFGRKRKYALGKTSGKANIEKNLQELGLKLNPEDLKLVTQRIIELGDKKETVTKEDLPYIISDVLDSHTYEERIKIESYILVHSKGMRPSTTLCLKFGDEVIEENAQGDGQFDAFMNALSKIYKSKKLTLPKLIDYAVRIPPGSSSDALCETIITWVNNGKEFKTRGLDSDQTVAAIIATQKMLNIVT